A single window of Nicotiana sylvestris chromosome 3, ASM39365v2, whole genome shotgun sequence DNA harbors:
- the LOC104242535 gene encoding probable LRR receptor-like serine/threonine-protein kinase At1g74360, translating into MSEEESDILLRLALFHFLLLITTGRLVSGNSLETDKRVLLSFKSFLEEQNPINKGYKHTEWSPIDSSPCNWPGIVCDNGINRVTEIHLSNNNLSGKFFDNFSAMTALTYIDLSTNTIGGAIPADLGQCQNLIFLNLSHNIIDGELNLTGLNKLQVLDLTMNRFHGDIKLTFPGICDSLVVANISNNNFTGEIGSTFDQCWNLKYLDLSYNNLTGELSLGFDKLMEFSVSNNKFTGSLPDSFFTPNCSLQALDLSENGFVGGLLKEILNCKNLVELNLFGNNFSGPIPREIGSVINLQALYLGSNNFSRDIPETLLGLSNLVFLDLSRNNFRGEIQEIFGRFTQVKFLLLHGNFYTGGIVSSGIPNLVNLSRLDLSDNQFSGPLPVELSKMEGLKFLILAYNQFNGSIPSEYGDFPTLQAVDLSSNKLTGAIPPGLGKLNSLLWLMLANNSLVGGIPPELGNCSSLLWLNLANNQLSGPIPPQLARIGSNPMPTFLLNRKKDKVTAGSGECFAMRRWIPADYPPFSFVYPLLTRKNCRSLWDKLLKGYGLFPVCEPGSNVRSNQISGYLQLSKNKFSGGIPSEIGSMQNFSMLHLGVNEFSGTLPPEIGKMQLVVLNVSQNRISGEIPSQIGYIKCLQILDLSYNNFSGLFPASFSNLTDLSKFNVSYNPYIYGSIPESGQFATFEKSSYLGDPLLRLPPFIDNSTNNAINKGGSFKRTTKVGAILVFLALVLAFLVCGVMTLIVCLILKSPIDTPGYLLEDSKGRHDLPSSSGASSPWLCNDVKVIRLDTTSFTYSDILKATGRFSNDRIIGKGGFGTVYRGILPDGREVAVKKLQREGFEGEREFRAEMEVLSGNDFGWHPNLVTLYGWCLNGSEKLLVYEYMEGGSLDDIITDRTKFTWKRRINVAIDVARALLFLHHECYPCIVHRDVKASNVLLDKDGRARVTDFGLARVMDAGDSHISTMVAGTVGYVAPEYGQTWQATTKGDVYSYGVLAMELATGRRAVDGGEECLVEWARRVMGDGRQGFTRTMIPVALLVSGLAEGAEELSGLLRIGIRCTADNPHARPNMKEVLDMLITISRSQRSGSSRSTSPSF; encoded by the exons ATGTCAGAAGAGGAATCTGATATTCTTCTTCGTCTTGCATTATTCCACTTCTTGCTACTGATTACTACAG GAAGGCTAGTTAGTGGAAATTCACTCGAAACAGACAAGCGAGTGTTGCTGAGTTTCAAGTCATTTCTTGAGGAACAAAATCCAATTAATAAAGGATACAAACACACAGAATGGAGTCCAATAGACTCGTCTCCTTGCAATTGGCCTGGAATTGTTTGCGATAATGGAATCAATCGTGTAACTGAAATTCACCTCTCTAACAACAATTTGTCTGGGAAGTTTTTTGATAACTTCTCGGCCATGACAGCGTTGACTTATATTGACCTGTCGACGAATACAATTGGAGGAGCCATTCCTGCAGACTTAGGCCAGTGTCAAAATCTGATATTCTTGAATTTGTCACACAATATTATAGATGGGGAGCTTAATTTGACTGGGTTGAACAAGTTGCAAGTTCTTGATTTGACCATGAATAGGTTTCATGGGGACATCAAGTTAACTTTCCCGGGGATTTGTGACagtttggtggttgcaaatatttCTAATAACAATTTCACTGGTGAGATTGGAAGTACCTTTGATCAGTGCTGGAATCTCAAGTATCTTGATTTGAGCTATAATAACTTGACTGGGGAATTGTCACTTGGTTTTGATAAGCTTATGGAGTTTTCGGTATCTAATAACAAGTTCACTGGCTCTCTGCCTGATTCATTTTTCACTCCAAACTGCAGTTTGCAGGCCTTGGATTTATCAGAAAACGGATTCGTTGGAGGATTGTTGAAAGAGATATTGAATTGTAAAAACTTGGTAGAGTTGAATTTGTTTGGAAATAACTTTTCAGGTCCAATTCCAAGGGAAATTGGATCAGTTATTAATCTTCAGGCACTTTACTTGGGAAGTAACAATTTTTCAAGGGATATTCCAGAGACTCTATTAGGCCTAAGCAACTTGGTATTTCTTGATCTTAGTAGAAACAACTTTAGAGGAGAAATACAAGAAATTTTCGGGCGATTTAcacaggtaaagtttctactgtTGCATGGTAACTTTTATACTGGAGGCATAGTTTCCTCTGGAATTCCCAACTTAGTGAACCTTTCTCGGTTGGATTTGAGTGATAACCAGTTCTCTGGTCCATTACCAGTTGAACTTTCCAAGATGGAAGGTTTAAAGTTTCTGATTCTTGCATACAACCAGTTTAATGGAAGTATACCGTCAGAATACGGGGATTTTCCAACGCTTCAGGCAGTTGATCTTTCCTCTAACAAGTTAACTGGCGCGATACCTCCTGGTTTGGGAAAGCTAAACTCACTTTTGTGGTTGATGCTTGCTAACAATTCACTGGTCGGTGGAATACCACCCGAGTTGGGAAATTGCAGTAGCTTACTGTGGCTGAATCTTGCAAATAATCAACTTTCAGGGCCAATACCTCCTCAGTTAGCAAGAATTGGCTCAAATCCTATGCCTACTTTCTTGTTGAATAGGAAAAAGGATAAGGTCACTGCTGGCTCGGGGGAGTGCTTCGCTATGAGGAGGTGGATACCAGCTGATTATCCTCCATTTAGCTTTGTATATCCTCTTCTTACAAGGAAGAATTGTAGAAGCTTATGGGATAAATTGCTTAAAGGGTATGGTTTATTTCCAGTGTGTGAGCCTGGTAGTAATGTTCGTTCGAATCAGATATCAGGTTATCTTCAACTCAGTAAGAACAAATTTTCTGGTGGGATTCCTTCTGAAATTGGCAGTATGCAGAATTTCAGTATGCTTCATTTGGGCGTAAATGAATTCTCTGGCACACTTCCTCCAGAGATCGGAAAAATGCAACTAGTAGTGCTTAATGTGTCACAGAACAGAATTTCTGGTGAAATTCCAAGTCAGATTGGATACATTAAGTGCTTGCAGATTCTTGATTTATCCTATAACAATTTCTCTGGTCTATTCCCGGCTAGCTTTAGTAACTTGACTGACCTGAGCAAGTTCAACGTCTCGTACAACCCATACATCTATGGCTCTATACCAGAAAGTGGGCAATTCGCCACATTTGAGAAGTCATCATATCTTGGCGATCCATTGCTTCGCCTCCCACCTTTCATTGACAACTCTACCAATAATGCAATAAACAAGGGTGGAAGTTTCAAAAGGACCACAAAGGTAGGTGCAATCTTGGTATTCTTGGCTCTGGTACTGGCTTTCCTAGTTTGTGGAGTCATGACGCTCATTGTCTGTCTCATCCTAAAATCACCGATAGATACACCAGGATACCTACTGGAGGATTCAAAGGGCCGACATGATCTCCCATCAAGTTCAGGTGCATCCTCACCATGGTTGTGTAATGATGTTAAGGTTATCCGTTTGGATACAACAAGCTTCACATATTCTGATATATTGAAGGCCACAGGTAGATTCTCGAATGATAGAATTATAGGGAAGGGAGGATTCGGGACAGTATATCGCGGAATCTTGCCTGATGGAAGGGAAGTGGCAGTGAAAAAGCTACAAAGGGAGGGATTTGAAGGGGAAAGAGAGTTCAGAGCTGAAATGGAGGTACTAAGTGGAAATGACTTTGGTTGGCATCCGAACCTTGTAACTCTTTATGGATGGTGCCTAAATGGATCAGAGAAATTGTTAGTCTATGAATACATGGAAGGTGGAAGCTTAGATGACATTATCACAGATAGAACCAAGTTCACATGGAAGAGAAGAATTAATGTGGCGATTGATGTAGCGCGTGCTTTACTCTTCTTACACCACGAGTGCTACCCTTGTATTGTTCATAGAGATGTCAAGGCTAGCAATGTGCTACTAGACAAAGACGGTAGGGCAAGAGTCACGGATTTTGGCCTCGCTAGGGTCATGGATGCTGGAGATAGTCATATTAGCACAATGGTTGCTGGCACAGTCGGGTACGTCGCACCAGAATATGGACAGACGTGGCAGGCTACAACAAAAGGCGACGTTTACAGTTATGGAGTGCTGGCAATGGAGTTAGCCACTGGACGGCGTGCTGTAGATGGAGGCGAGGAATGTTTAGTTGAATGGGCGAGACGAGTGATGGGAGACGGAAGGCAAGGATTTACTAGAACCATGATACCAGTTGCTCTTTTGGTATCTGGACTAGCAGAAGGAGCAGAGGAGTTGAGTGGATTGCTTAGGATAGGAATAAGGTGCACTGCTGATAATCCTCATGCTAGACCTAACATGAAGGAAGTATTGGATATGTTGATTACTATTTCTCGAAGCCAAAGATCAGGATCTAGTCGTAGCACTTCTCCTTCATTTTGA